In a single window of the Pelodiscus sinensis isolate JC-2024 chromosome 18, ASM4963464v1, whole genome shotgun sequence genome:
- the ADNP gene encoding activity-dependent neuroprotector homeobox protein isoform X3 — MEKQCGPSNRDWSSVRSCSGILETMFQLPVNNLGSLRKARKTVKKILSDIGLEYCKEHIEDFKQFEPNDFYLKNTTWEDVGLWDPSLTKNQDYRTKPFCCSACPFSSKFFSAYKSHFRNVHSEDFENRILLNCPYCTFNADKKTLETHIKIFHAPNANTPSGGISTFKDKNKHDSLKPKQADSVEQAVYYCKKCTYRDPLYEIVRKHIYREHFQHVAAPYVAKAGEKSLNGAVPLSSSTREEGSIHCKRCLFMPKSYEALVQHVIEDHERIGYQVTAMIGHTNVVVPRSKPLMLIAPKPQDKKPMGLPQRMGPLSPGNVRSLPSQQMMNRLTIPKPTLNSAGVNMMSNVHLQQNNYGVKSVPPSYVGQPGGRLNLSGNTPVSIPQQSQTMKQFSPSGNGRPYSLGGEQRSQAPARYSLQSPNSSSLSSAQLKQTSLSQSQAASRILGQSGSKPPVAATGPSAVNTSSTQKWKICTICNELFPENVYSVHFEKEHKAEKVPAVANYIMKIHNFTSKCLYCNRYLPTDTLLNHMLIHGLSCPYCRSTFNDVEKMAAHMRMVHVDEEMGPKTDSTLTFDLTLQQGSHTNIHLLVTTYNLRDAPAESVAYHAQNTPPVPPKPQPKTQEKADIPVKSSPQAAVPYKKDVGKTLCPLCFSILKGPISDALAHHLRERHQVIQTVHPVEKKLTYKCIHCLGVYTSNMTASTITLHLVHCRGVGKTQNGQDKVNAPSRLNQSPAVAPVKRTYEHMEFSLMKKRKMDDDDSPSAFEEKPEEPVILALDPKGHEDDSYEARKTFLTKYFNKQPYPSRREIEKLAASLWLWKSDIASHFSNKRKKCVRDCEKYKPGVLLGFNMKELNKVKHEMDFDAEWLFENHDEKNSRVNASKTVDKKINLEKDDESSSDSYENIEEESNESNSLFGQSISDVGRKISIDSIIENPEDSISKETADENTIQSLEKSDQKQEEGSKYEAIHSVNEPIKLVDDASDSEGDQDDAIEWKDGASHSESGSGSQRVSDFEDNTSEVKPEAWTDESSQSEDASSSKPAAEIKRVASESDEEQSKWKNSSYGKVEEFWSKDQSQWKNASEIEESLSNQQMEWQNSTIDSEDGDQFDNVTDGVAEPMHSNLTGVELSSQQA, encoded by the exons AGCTGTTCTGGGATTTTGG AAACTATGTTCCAACTTCCTGTCAACAACCTTGGCAGTTTAAGAAAAGCCCGGAAAACTGTGAAAAAAATACTTAGTGACATTGGTTTGGAATACTGTAAAGAACACATAGAA GATTTTAAACAGTTTGAACCTAATGACTTTTATTTGAAAAACACTACATGGGAAGATGTAGGATTGTGGGATCCATCGCTTACAAAAAATCAG gACTATCGGACAAAACCCTTTTGCTGCAGTGCATGTCCATTTTCGTCGAAGTTCTTTTCAGCCTATAAAAGTCACTTCCGGAATGTTCATAGTGAAGACTTTGAAAATAGGATTCTTCTTAATTGTCCCTACTGTACTTTCAATGCGGACAAAAAGACTTTGGAAACGcacattaaaatatttcatgCTCCAAATGCCAATACACCAAGTGGAGGCATCAGCACTTTTAAAGATAAAAACAAACATGATAGCCTTAAACCTAAGCAGGCTGACAGTGTAGAACAAGCTGTTTATTACTGTAAGAAGTGCACTTACCGAGATCCTCTATATGAAATAGTTAGAAAGCACATTTACAGGGAACATTTTCAGCATGTTGCTGCACCTTATGTAGCAAAGGCAGGTGAAAAGTCGCTCAATGGTGCAGTTCCCTTAAGTTCCAGTACCCGAGAGGAGGGTAGTATTCACTGCAAACGATGCCTTTTTATGCCGAAGTCATATGAAGCTTTAGTACAGCATGTTATTGAAGACCATGAACGTATAGGATATCAGGTTACAGCAATGATAGGGCACACTAATGTAGTGGTTCCAAGATCCAAACCTTTGATGCTAATAGCTCCAAAACCACAGGATAAAAAGCCTATGGGACTTCCTCAAAGGATGGGCCCCCTTTCCCCTGGAAATGTCCGGTCTCTTCCATCACAGCAGATGATGAATCGACTCACTATACCAAAGCCTACATTAAATTCTGCAGGAGTGAATATGATGTCAAATGTTCACCTACAACAGAACAATTATGGAGTCAAATCAGTACCACCAAGTTATGTTGGACAGCCGGGGGGAAGGCTAAACTTAAGTGGTAATACACCAGTTTCTATTCCACAACAGTCTCAAACAATGAAACAGTTTTCACCAAGTGGAAATGGAAGGCCTTATAGTCTTGGAGGGGAGCAGAGATCACAAGCTCCAGCAAGGTATTCTCTTCAGTCTCCCAATTCATCTTCTCTTTCATCAGCCCAGTTGAAACAAACATCATTATCTCAGTCTCAGGCAGCATCACGAATATTAGGTCAATCTGGCtcaaagcctcctgtggctgCTACAGGTCCTTCTGCTGTCAATACTTCATCAACACAAAAGTGGAAAATATGTACAATCTGTAATGAGCTGTTTCCCGAAAACGTGTACAGTGTTCACTTTGAAAAGGAGCacaaggctgaaaaggtgcctgCAGTAGCTAACTATATAATGAAAATACACAATTTCACTAGCAAATGTTTATACTGTAATCGCTATCTACCCACTGATACGTTGCTTAATCATATGTTAATCCATGGACTGTCTTGTCCATACTGCCGTTCAACTTTCAATGATGTTGAGAAGATGGCTGCTCATATGCGAATGGTTCATGTTGATGAAGAAATGGGACCTAAAACAGATTCCACTTTAACCTTTGATTTGACTTTGCAGCAGGGTAGTCACACTAATATACATCTACTTGTAACCACCTACAATCTGAGAGATGCCCCTGCTGAATCTGTAGCTTATCATGCTCAGAATACTCCTCCTGTTCCTCCAAAACCACAGCCGAAAACCCAGGAGAAGGCAGATATACCTGTGAAAAGTTCTCCTCAAGCAGCAGTtccctacaaaaaggatgtgggtaAAACACTCTGTCCTCTTTGCTTTTCAATCCTAAAAGGACCCATCTCTGATGCACTCGCACATCACTTAAGGGAGAGGCATCAGGTTATTCAAACAGTTCATCCAGTGGAGAAAAAGCTAACATATAAATGCATTCATTGTCTTGGTGTATATACCAGTAATATGACTGCTTCAACTATAACGCTACACCTTGTTCACTGCAGAGGGGTTGGGAAGACCCAAAATGGTCAAGACAAAGTTAATGCTCCATCTCGGCTTAATCAGTCTCCAGCTGTGGCACCTGTGAAACGTACTTACGAACACATGGAATTCTCTCtgatgaagaaaagaaaaatggatgATGATGACTCGCCATCTGCCTTTGAAGAGAAGCCTGAAGAACCTGTAATTTTAGCGCTAGACCCTAAAGGTCATGAAGATGATTCTTACGAAGCCAGAAAAACATTTCttacaaaatatttcaataaGCAACCATATCCCAGTAGAAGAGAAATTGAAAAGCTGGCTGCTAGTTTATGGCTATGGAAATCGGATATTGCTTCACATTTTagcaacaaaagaaagaaatgtgTTAGAGATTGTGAAAAGTACAAGCCCGGTGTGCTGCTTGGTTTTAACATGAAAGAATTAAACAAAGTTAAACATGAAATGGATTTTGATGCTGAATGGCTGTTTGAAAATCATGATGAAAAGAATTCCAGAGTCAATGCTAGTAAAACTGTTGATAAAAAAATAAACCTAGAAAAAGATGATGAAAGTTCTTCGGACAGTTACGAAAATATAGAAGAGGAATCTAATGAAAGCAATAGTCTGTTTGGTCAATCAATTTCAGATGTTGGTCGTAAAATCTCTATAGATAGCATAATAGAAAATCCAGAAGACAGCATATCCAAGGAGACTGCTGATGAAAATACCATACAGTCTCTGGAGAAATCAGACCAAAAACAGGAGGAAGGCTCAAAATATGAAGCAATTCACTCTGTCAACGAACCAATTAAACTGGTAGATGATGCCTCAGATAGTGAAGGTGATCAAGATGATGCCATTGAATGGAAAGATGGAGCTTCACACTCTGAAAGTGGATCTGGCTCTCAGCGAGTTTCTGACTTCGAAGACAATACATCAGAGGTGAAACCAGAAGCTTGGACAGATGAATCATCCCAGAGCGAAGATGCTAGTAGTAGTAAACCAGCTGCAGAAATAAAAAGGGTTGCATCTGAAAGTGATGAAGAGCAATCAAAATGGAAGAATAGTTCCTATGGAAAAGTAGAAGAATTTTGGTCTAAGGACCAGTCACAATGGAAAAATGCATCAGAAATTGAGGAGAGCTTGTCAAATCAGCAGATGGAATGGCAGAATAGCACAATTGACAGCGAAGATGGAGATCAGTTTGACAATGTGACTGATGGTGTAGCAGAACCAATGCATAGCAACTTAACTGGTGTAGAGTTGAGTAGCCAGCAAGCATAA
- the ADNP gene encoding activity-dependent neuroprotector homeobox protein isoform X2, with amino-acid sequence MSLRHPSAINFGGVVVKQDGTLHETNNVHGLHLHIKETMFQLPVNNLGSLRKARKTVKKILSDIGLEYCKEHIEDFKQFEPNDFYLKNTTWEDVGLWDPSLTKNQDYRTKPFCCSACPFSSKFFSAYKSHFRNVHSEDFENRILLNCPYCTFNADKKTLETHIKIFHAPNANTPSGGISTFKDKNKHDSLKPKQADSVEQAVYYCKKCTYRDPLYEIVRKHIYREHFQHVAAPYVAKAGEKSLNGAVPLSSSTREEGSIHCKRCLFMPKSYEALVQHVIEDHERIGYQVTAMIGHTNVVVPRSKPLMLIAPKPQDKKPMGLPQRMGPLSPGNVRSLPSQQMMNRLTIPKPTLNSAGVNMMSNVHLQQNNYGVKSVPPSYVGQPGGRLNLSGNTPVSIPQQSQTMKQFSPSGNGRPYSLGGEQRSQAPARYSLQSPNSSSLSSAQLKQTSLSQSQAASRILGQSGSKPPVAATGPSAVNTSSTQKWKICTICNELFPENVYSVHFEKEHKAEKVPAVANYIMKIHNFTSKCLYCNRYLPTDTLLNHMLIHGLSCPYCRSTFNDVEKMAAHMRMVHVDEEMGPKTDSTLTFDLTLQQGSHTNIHLLVTTYNLRDAPAESVAYHAQNTPPVPPKPQPKTQEKADIPVKSSPQAAVPYKKDVGKTLCPLCFSILKGPISDALAHHLRERHQVIQTVHPVEKKLTYKCIHCLGVYTSNMTASTITLHLVHCRGVGKTQNGQDKVNAPSRLNQSPAVAPVKRTYEHMEFSLMKKRKMDDDDSPSAFEEKPEEPVILALDPKGHEDDSYEARKTFLTKYFNKQPYPSRREIEKLAASLWLWKSDIASHFSNKRKKCVRDCEKYKPGVLLGFNMKELNKVKHEMDFDAEWLFENHDEKNSRVNASKTVDKKINLEKDDESSSDSYENIEEESNESNSLFGQSISDVGRKISIDSIIENPEDSISKETADENTIQSLEKSDQKQEEGSKYEAIHSVNEPIKLVDDASDSEGDQDDAIEWKDGASHSESGSGSQRVSDFEDNTSEVKPEAWTDESSQSEDASSSKPAAEIKRVASESDEEQSKWKNSSYGKVEEFWSKDQSQWKNASEIEESLSNQQMEWQNSTIDSEDGDQFDNVTDGVAEPMHSNLTGVELSSQQA; translated from the exons AAACTATGTTCCAACTTCCTGTCAACAACCTTGGCAGTTTAAGAAAAGCCCGGAAAACTGTGAAAAAAATACTTAGTGACATTGGTTTGGAATACTGTAAAGAACACATAGAA GATTTTAAACAGTTTGAACCTAATGACTTTTATTTGAAAAACACTACATGGGAAGATGTAGGATTGTGGGATCCATCGCTTACAAAAAATCAG gACTATCGGACAAAACCCTTTTGCTGCAGTGCATGTCCATTTTCGTCGAAGTTCTTTTCAGCCTATAAAAGTCACTTCCGGAATGTTCATAGTGAAGACTTTGAAAATAGGATTCTTCTTAATTGTCCCTACTGTACTTTCAATGCGGACAAAAAGACTTTGGAAACGcacattaaaatatttcatgCTCCAAATGCCAATACACCAAGTGGAGGCATCAGCACTTTTAAAGATAAAAACAAACATGATAGCCTTAAACCTAAGCAGGCTGACAGTGTAGAACAAGCTGTTTATTACTGTAAGAAGTGCACTTACCGAGATCCTCTATATGAAATAGTTAGAAAGCACATTTACAGGGAACATTTTCAGCATGTTGCTGCACCTTATGTAGCAAAGGCAGGTGAAAAGTCGCTCAATGGTGCAGTTCCCTTAAGTTCCAGTACCCGAGAGGAGGGTAGTATTCACTGCAAACGATGCCTTTTTATGCCGAAGTCATATGAAGCTTTAGTACAGCATGTTATTGAAGACCATGAACGTATAGGATATCAGGTTACAGCAATGATAGGGCACACTAATGTAGTGGTTCCAAGATCCAAACCTTTGATGCTAATAGCTCCAAAACCACAGGATAAAAAGCCTATGGGACTTCCTCAAAGGATGGGCCCCCTTTCCCCTGGAAATGTCCGGTCTCTTCCATCACAGCAGATGATGAATCGACTCACTATACCAAAGCCTACATTAAATTCTGCAGGAGTGAATATGATGTCAAATGTTCACCTACAACAGAACAATTATGGAGTCAAATCAGTACCACCAAGTTATGTTGGACAGCCGGGGGGAAGGCTAAACTTAAGTGGTAATACACCAGTTTCTATTCCACAACAGTCTCAAACAATGAAACAGTTTTCACCAAGTGGAAATGGAAGGCCTTATAGTCTTGGAGGGGAGCAGAGATCACAAGCTCCAGCAAGGTATTCTCTTCAGTCTCCCAATTCATCTTCTCTTTCATCAGCCCAGTTGAAACAAACATCATTATCTCAGTCTCAGGCAGCATCACGAATATTAGGTCAATCTGGCtcaaagcctcctgtggctgCTACAGGTCCTTCTGCTGTCAATACTTCATCAACACAAAAGTGGAAAATATGTACAATCTGTAATGAGCTGTTTCCCGAAAACGTGTACAGTGTTCACTTTGAAAAGGAGCacaaggctgaaaaggtgcctgCAGTAGCTAACTATATAATGAAAATACACAATTTCACTAGCAAATGTTTATACTGTAATCGCTATCTACCCACTGATACGTTGCTTAATCATATGTTAATCCATGGACTGTCTTGTCCATACTGCCGTTCAACTTTCAATGATGTTGAGAAGATGGCTGCTCATATGCGAATGGTTCATGTTGATGAAGAAATGGGACCTAAAACAGATTCCACTTTAACCTTTGATTTGACTTTGCAGCAGGGTAGTCACACTAATATACATCTACTTGTAACCACCTACAATCTGAGAGATGCCCCTGCTGAATCTGTAGCTTATCATGCTCAGAATACTCCTCCTGTTCCTCCAAAACCACAGCCGAAAACCCAGGAGAAGGCAGATATACCTGTGAAAAGTTCTCCTCAAGCAGCAGTtccctacaaaaaggatgtgggtaAAACACTCTGTCCTCTTTGCTTTTCAATCCTAAAAGGACCCATCTCTGATGCACTCGCACATCACTTAAGGGAGAGGCATCAGGTTATTCAAACAGTTCATCCAGTGGAGAAAAAGCTAACATATAAATGCATTCATTGTCTTGGTGTATATACCAGTAATATGACTGCTTCAACTATAACGCTACACCTTGTTCACTGCAGAGGGGTTGGGAAGACCCAAAATGGTCAAGACAAAGTTAATGCTCCATCTCGGCTTAATCAGTCTCCAGCTGTGGCACCTGTGAAACGTACTTACGAACACATGGAATTCTCTCtgatgaagaaaagaaaaatggatgATGATGACTCGCCATCTGCCTTTGAAGAGAAGCCTGAAGAACCTGTAATTTTAGCGCTAGACCCTAAAGGTCATGAAGATGATTCTTACGAAGCCAGAAAAACATTTCttacaaaatatttcaataaGCAACCATATCCCAGTAGAAGAGAAATTGAAAAGCTGGCTGCTAGTTTATGGCTATGGAAATCGGATATTGCTTCACATTTTagcaacaaaagaaagaaatgtgTTAGAGATTGTGAAAAGTACAAGCCCGGTGTGCTGCTTGGTTTTAACATGAAAGAATTAAACAAAGTTAAACATGAAATGGATTTTGATGCTGAATGGCTGTTTGAAAATCATGATGAAAAGAATTCCAGAGTCAATGCTAGTAAAACTGTTGATAAAAAAATAAACCTAGAAAAAGATGATGAAAGTTCTTCGGACAGTTACGAAAATATAGAAGAGGAATCTAATGAAAGCAATAGTCTGTTTGGTCAATCAATTTCAGATGTTGGTCGTAAAATCTCTATAGATAGCATAATAGAAAATCCAGAAGACAGCATATCCAAGGAGACTGCTGATGAAAATACCATACAGTCTCTGGAGAAATCAGACCAAAAACAGGAGGAAGGCTCAAAATATGAAGCAATTCACTCTGTCAACGAACCAATTAAACTGGTAGATGATGCCTCAGATAGTGAAGGTGATCAAGATGATGCCATTGAATGGAAAGATGGAGCTTCACACTCTGAAAGTGGATCTGGCTCTCAGCGAGTTTCTGACTTCGAAGACAATACATCAGAGGTGAAACCAGAAGCTTGGACAGATGAATCATCCCAGAGCGAAGATGCTAGTAGTAGTAAACCAGCTGCAGAAATAAAAAGGGTTGCATCTGAAAGTGATGAAGAGCAATCAAAATGGAAGAATAGTTCCTATGGAAAAGTAGAAGAATTTTGGTCTAAGGACCAGTCACAATGGAAAAATGCATCAGAAATTGAGGAGAGCTTGTCAAATCAGCAGATGGAATGGCAGAATAGCACAATTGACAGCGAAGATGGAGATCAGTTTGACAATGTGACTGATGGTGTAGCAGAACCAATGCATAGCAACTTAACTGGTGTAGAGTTGAGTAGCCAGCAAGCATAA
- the ADNP gene encoding activity-dependent neuroprotector homeobox protein isoform X1 yields MSLRHPSAINFGVFSVGVVVKQDGTLHETNNVHGLHLHIKETMFQLPVNNLGSLRKARKTVKKILSDIGLEYCKEHIEDFKQFEPNDFYLKNTTWEDVGLWDPSLTKNQDYRTKPFCCSACPFSSKFFSAYKSHFRNVHSEDFENRILLNCPYCTFNADKKTLETHIKIFHAPNANTPSGGISTFKDKNKHDSLKPKQADSVEQAVYYCKKCTYRDPLYEIVRKHIYREHFQHVAAPYVAKAGEKSLNGAVPLSSSTREEGSIHCKRCLFMPKSYEALVQHVIEDHERIGYQVTAMIGHTNVVVPRSKPLMLIAPKPQDKKPMGLPQRMGPLSPGNVRSLPSQQMMNRLTIPKPTLNSAGVNMMSNVHLQQNNYGVKSVPPSYVGQPGGRLNLSGNTPVSIPQQSQTMKQFSPSGNGRPYSLGGEQRSQAPARYSLQSPNSSSLSSAQLKQTSLSQSQAASRILGQSGSKPPVAATGPSAVNTSSTQKWKICTICNELFPENVYSVHFEKEHKAEKVPAVANYIMKIHNFTSKCLYCNRYLPTDTLLNHMLIHGLSCPYCRSTFNDVEKMAAHMRMVHVDEEMGPKTDSTLTFDLTLQQGSHTNIHLLVTTYNLRDAPAESVAYHAQNTPPVPPKPQPKTQEKADIPVKSSPQAAVPYKKDVGKTLCPLCFSILKGPISDALAHHLRERHQVIQTVHPVEKKLTYKCIHCLGVYTSNMTASTITLHLVHCRGVGKTQNGQDKVNAPSRLNQSPAVAPVKRTYEHMEFSLMKKRKMDDDDSPSAFEEKPEEPVILALDPKGHEDDSYEARKTFLTKYFNKQPYPSRREIEKLAASLWLWKSDIASHFSNKRKKCVRDCEKYKPGVLLGFNMKELNKVKHEMDFDAEWLFENHDEKNSRVNASKTVDKKINLEKDDESSSDSYENIEEESNESNSLFGQSISDVGRKISIDSIIENPEDSISKETADENTIQSLEKSDQKQEEGSKYEAIHSVNEPIKLVDDASDSEGDQDDAIEWKDGASHSESGSGSQRVSDFEDNTSEVKPEAWTDESSQSEDASSSKPAAEIKRVASESDEEQSKWKNSSYGKVEEFWSKDQSQWKNASEIEESLSNQQMEWQNSTIDSEDGDQFDNVTDGVAEPMHSNLTGVELSSQQA; encoded by the exons AAACTATGTTCCAACTTCCTGTCAACAACCTTGGCAGTTTAAGAAAAGCCCGGAAAACTGTGAAAAAAATACTTAGTGACATTGGTTTGGAATACTGTAAAGAACACATAGAA GATTTTAAACAGTTTGAACCTAATGACTTTTATTTGAAAAACACTACATGGGAAGATGTAGGATTGTGGGATCCATCGCTTACAAAAAATCAG gACTATCGGACAAAACCCTTTTGCTGCAGTGCATGTCCATTTTCGTCGAAGTTCTTTTCAGCCTATAAAAGTCACTTCCGGAATGTTCATAGTGAAGACTTTGAAAATAGGATTCTTCTTAATTGTCCCTACTGTACTTTCAATGCGGACAAAAAGACTTTGGAAACGcacattaaaatatttcatgCTCCAAATGCCAATACACCAAGTGGAGGCATCAGCACTTTTAAAGATAAAAACAAACATGATAGCCTTAAACCTAAGCAGGCTGACAGTGTAGAACAAGCTGTTTATTACTGTAAGAAGTGCACTTACCGAGATCCTCTATATGAAATAGTTAGAAAGCACATTTACAGGGAACATTTTCAGCATGTTGCTGCACCTTATGTAGCAAAGGCAGGTGAAAAGTCGCTCAATGGTGCAGTTCCCTTAAGTTCCAGTACCCGAGAGGAGGGTAGTATTCACTGCAAACGATGCCTTTTTATGCCGAAGTCATATGAAGCTTTAGTACAGCATGTTATTGAAGACCATGAACGTATAGGATATCAGGTTACAGCAATGATAGGGCACACTAATGTAGTGGTTCCAAGATCCAAACCTTTGATGCTAATAGCTCCAAAACCACAGGATAAAAAGCCTATGGGACTTCCTCAAAGGATGGGCCCCCTTTCCCCTGGAAATGTCCGGTCTCTTCCATCACAGCAGATGATGAATCGACTCACTATACCAAAGCCTACATTAAATTCTGCAGGAGTGAATATGATGTCAAATGTTCACCTACAACAGAACAATTATGGAGTCAAATCAGTACCACCAAGTTATGTTGGACAGCCGGGGGGAAGGCTAAACTTAAGTGGTAATACACCAGTTTCTATTCCACAACAGTCTCAAACAATGAAACAGTTTTCACCAAGTGGAAATGGAAGGCCTTATAGTCTTGGAGGGGAGCAGAGATCACAAGCTCCAGCAAGGTATTCTCTTCAGTCTCCCAATTCATCTTCTCTTTCATCAGCCCAGTTGAAACAAACATCATTATCTCAGTCTCAGGCAGCATCACGAATATTAGGTCAATCTGGCtcaaagcctcctgtggctgCTACAGGTCCTTCTGCTGTCAATACTTCATCAACACAAAAGTGGAAAATATGTACAATCTGTAATGAGCTGTTTCCCGAAAACGTGTACAGTGTTCACTTTGAAAAGGAGCacaaggctgaaaaggtgcctgCAGTAGCTAACTATATAATGAAAATACACAATTTCACTAGCAAATGTTTATACTGTAATCGCTATCTACCCACTGATACGTTGCTTAATCATATGTTAATCCATGGACTGTCTTGTCCATACTGCCGTTCAACTTTCAATGATGTTGAGAAGATGGCTGCTCATATGCGAATGGTTCATGTTGATGAAGAAATGGGACCTAAAACAGATTCCACTTTAACCTTTGATTTGACTTTGCAGCAGGGTAGTCACACTAATATACATCTACTTGTAACCACCTACAATCTGAGAGATGCCCCTGCTGAATCTGTAGCTTATCATGCTCAGAATACTCCTCCTGTTCCTCCAAAACCACAGCCGAAAACCCAGGAGAAGGCAGATATACCTGTGAAAAGTTCTCCTCAAGCAGCAGTtccctacaaaaaggatgtgggtaAAACACTCTGTCCTCTTTGCTTTTCAATCCTAAAAGGACCCATCTCTGATGCACTCGCACATCACTTAAGGGAGAGGCATCAGGTTATTCAAACAGTTCATCCAGTGGAGAAAAAGCTAACATATAAATGCATTCATTGTCTTGGTGTATATACCAGTAATATGACTGCTTCAACTATAACGCTACACCTTGTTCACTGCAGAGGGGTTGGGAAGACCCAAAATGGTCAAGACAAAGTTAATGCTCCATCTCGGCTTAATCAGTCTCCAGCTGTGGCACCTGTGAAACGTACTTACGAACACATGGAATTCTCTCtgatgaagaaaagaaaaatggatgATGATGACTCGCCATCTGCCTTTGAAGAGAAGCCTGAAGAACCTGTAATTTTAGCGCTAGACCCTAAAGGTCATGAAGATGATTCTTACGAAGCCAGAAAAACATTTCttacaaaatatttcaataaGCAACCATATCCCAGTAGAAGAGAAATTGAAAAGCTGGCTGCTAGTTTATGGCTATGGAAATCGGATATTGCTTCACATTTTagcaacaaaagaaagaaatgtgTTAGAGATTGTGAAAAGTACAAGCCCGGTGTGCTGCTTGGTTTTAACATGAAAGAATTAAACAAAGTTAAACATGAAATGGATTTTGATGCTGAATGGCTGTTTGAAAATCATGATGAAAAGAATTCCAGAGTCAATGCTAGTAAAACTGTTGATAAAAAAATAAACCTAGAAAAAGATGATGAAAGTTCTTCGGACAGTTACGAAAATATAGAAGAGGAATCTAATGAAAGCAATAGTCTGTTTGGTCAATCAATTTCAGATGTTGGTCGTAAAATCTCTATAGATAGCATAATAGAAAATCCAGAAGACAGCATATCCAAGGAGACTGCTGATGAAAATACCATACAGTCTCTGGAGAAATCAGACCAAAAACAGGAGGAAGGCTCAAAATATGAAGCAATTCACTCTGTCAACGAACCAATTAAACTGGTAGATGATGCCTCAGATAGTGAAGGTGATCAAGATGATGCCATTGAATGGAAAGATGGAGCTTCACACTCTGAAAGTGGATCTGGCTCTCAGCGAGTTTCTGACTTCGAAGACAATACATCAGAGGTGAAACCAGAAGCTTGGACAGATGAATCATCCCAGAGCGAAGATGCTAGTAGTAGTAAACCAGCTGCAGAAATAAAAAGGGTTGCATCTGAAAGTGATGAAGAGCAATCAAAATGGAAGAATAGTTCCTATGGAAAAGTAGAAGAATTTTGGTCTAAGGACCAGTCACAATGGAAAAATGCATCAGAAATTGAGGAGAGCTTGTCAAATCAGCAGATGGAATGGCAGAATAGCACAATTGACAGCGAAGATGGAGATCAGTTTGACAATGTGACTGATGGTGTAGCAGAACCAATGCATAGCAACTTAACTGGTGTAGAGTTGAGTAGCCAGCAAGCATAA